Genomic segment of Negativicoccus succinicivorans:
ACTGTGCTTCCATATCAGCAATCAGTTGCGAGAGCGGTTTGCCTGTTTCGCAAATGATTTGCGCGACTAAAAGCCAGGGGATCATGCCGCTGTCGCAATAGGAAAAGTCGCGGAAGAAATGGTGCGCGCTCATTTCCGCTCCGTACAGGCCATCCACACGCCGCATCGTTTCTTTCATAAAAGCGTGGCCGCCTTTGGATTCCACCGCGGTGGCACCGTAGCGTTCACAAATCGCCTGCGTGTTCCAGTACAGACGCGGATCGTGCACGATGGTCGCGTGCGGATCCTGCTCTAAAAAGTGTTCCGCGAGCAATCCCAAGACATAGTATCCTTCGACAAAATTACCTTTTTCATCCACTAAAAAGCAACGATCGAAATCGCCGTCCCAGGCCACGCCCAATTGCGCTTTTTCCGCTACGACCGCCCGACTCGTCACCAGCCGGTTTTCTTCGATCATCGGGTTCGGTACACCGTGAGGAAAGGTCGCGTCCGCGTCCATGTACAACTCATGCCAGGTGAACGGCAAATGCGTTTTCAAATCGTTAAACGCCAAACCCGCGCCGCCGTTGCCGGCATTGACCACGATGTGCATGGGCTTTAAATGACTCAGATCCACGTACTGCAATAAAGTTTCGATATACTCTTTCTGTACGTCGAGCGTTCGGTAAACGCCTTTTGTTGCCGGCGTGGCAAAATGGCCGGCGAAAACGCGCTCTTCGATTTCTTTTAAACCGGTATCCGCGCTAATGGGAATGCCTTCTTCACG
This window contains:
- a CDS encoding phosphomannomutase, whose amino-acid sequence is MEALEKSRNGFKAYDIRGIVPTEVDEEVSYRVGRAYADQYKARKVAIGRDIRESSPRLSEALARGLTDGGADVYDIGVCGTEMVYFATFHYGLDGGVMVTASHNPVNYNGLKLVREEGIPISADTGLKEIEERVFAGHFATPATKGVYRTLDVQKEYIETLLQYVDLSHLKPMHIVVNAGNGGAGLAFNDLKTHLPFTWHELYMDADATFPHGVPNPMIEENRLVTSRAVVAEKAQLGVAWDGDFDRCFLVDEKGNFVEGYYVLGLLAEHFLEQDPHATIVHDPRLYWNTQAICERYGATAVESKGGHAFMKETMRRVDGLYGAEMSAHHFFRDFSYCDSGMIPWLLVAQIICETGKPLSQLIADMEAQSPCSGEINRVVKSTEETLAVVEAAYRDQAREVKYLDGLSMDFGTWRFNLRQSNTEPLVRFNLETRGDRELMQTKRDEVLALIETTVE